A window of the Xiashengella succiniciproducens genome harbors these coding sequences:
- a CDS encoding TIM-barrel domain-containing protein gives MKKICFAMILSCMIFMQGMAQTITQTKQGVSVKFDDAEIHIDYYSPAIVRIVKTPAGHAFKKESLSVIKKPESVKTTVVNTGDFLELSTGKLKVALDLKSEALTFYDAAGKVLMAEKPGSASFTEFNDAGTKTFSVKQGFALEPEEAIYGLGILQNNKMSQRNQEVYMVQNNTWDFVTFFQSVKGYGLFWDNYSPTVFKDDKSETSFSSEVGEGIDYYFMVGGNADGVVAEMRDLTGQVPMFPLWSYGFFQSKERYKSQFETVGVVKKYRELGVPLDGIVQDWQYWGNNYLWNAMEFLSDDFPDGKGMIDEIHSMNAKIMISIWASFGPATKQYRELQKINGLYSFNTWPESGLTAWPPNMDYPSGVRVYDAFNPKAREIYWKHLKEGLFDLGIDAWWMDSTEPDHLSARPEDLDNPTYLGSFRKVRNAFPLVTVGGVYDNQRAVSSDKRVLVLTRSAFAGQQRYGASVWSGDVFTTWDNFRKQVPAGLNFSLTGIPHWNSDIGGFFAGAYNRGWNDGSGAKNPLFQEIFVRWMQFAVFTPMMRSHGTDVPREIYQYGSKGEPIYDALEKAINLRYALLPYIYSTAWEVTDKQASFMRALVMDFAHDKKVWDLPYEYMFGRSILVAPVVYAQYTPENIDDAKTEEGWNRVGGKFDAENIDVDFTAAKSYNVYLPAGANWYDYYSNVIFEGGREITVETTIDKIPFYIKAGSIIPIGPKVQYAEEKLWDELEIRVYEGADAEFVLYEDEGDNYNYEKGVYSTIRFFWDDNKKELTIDTRKGEFPGMLAERKFSIVRINPATASDSKTGVDKVVSYSGKKLKVKF, from the coding sequence ATGAAAAAGATTTGCTTTGCCATGATACTGTCCTGCATGATTTTCATGCAGGGCATGGCACAAACAATCACCCAGACAAAACAGGGGGTAAGCGTAAAATTCGATGACGCTGAGATACATATTGACTATTACAGCCCTGCTATTGTAAGAATTGTTAAGACTCCTGCCGGACATGCTTTCAAAAAGGAGAGTCTGTCTGTTATCAAAAAACCTGAGTCCGTTAAGACTACAGTAGTAAATACAGGGGACTTCCTTGAGCTTTCCACCGGAAAGCTCAAGGTGGCTCTTGACCTAAAGTCTGAGGCTTTGACCTTTTATGATGCTGCCGGAAAGGTGCTTATGGCTGAAAAACCAGGTTCTGCTTCTTTTACTGAGTTCAATGATGCAGGAACCAAGACTTTTAGCGTAAAGCAAGGTTTTGCTCTTGAGCCTGAGGAGGCAATCTACGGCCTTGGTATTTTGCAAAACAACAAGATGTCCCAGCGCAATCAGGAAGTTTACATGGTTCAGAACAACACCTGGGACTTCGTCACATTCTTCCAGTCTGTTAAAGGTTATGGTCTTTTCTGGGATAATTATTCACCAACTGTTTTTAAAGATGATAAGTCTGAGACCTCTTTCAGTTCAGAAGTAGGAGAGGGCATAGACTATTACTTTATGGTCGGTGGCAATGCCGATGGCGTTGTTGCAGAAATGAGAGACCTTACAGGTCAGGTTCCCATGTTTCCACTGTGGAGTTATGGTTTTTTTCAAAGCAAGGAAAGGTACAAGAGCCAGTTTGAAACAGTTGGTGTTGTTAAGAAATACCGTGAACTGGGAGTGCCGCTTGACGGAATAGTTCAGGACTGGCAGTACTGGGGAAACAACTACCTGTGGAATGCTATGGAGTTTCTGAGTGACGACTTCCCCGATGGCAAGGGCATGATCGATGAGATCCACAGTATGAATGCAAAGATTATGATCTCAATCTGGGCTTCTTTTGGTCCTGCTACAAAGCAGTACAGGGAACTTCAAAAGATCAATGGTCTTTACTCCTTCAATACCTGGCCTGAATCAGGCCTGACAGCCTGGCCACCGAATATGGACTATCCTTCCGGGGTGCGAGTATATGATGCCTTTAATCCCAAAGCAAGGGAGATCTACTGGAAACACCTGAAAGAAGGTTTGTTTGACCTAGGAATTGATGCATGGTGGATGGACTCAACCGAGCCCGACCACCTGAGTGCAAGGCCTGAGGATCTTGACAATCCCACCTATCTTGGTTCTTTCCGTAAGGTAAGGAATGCCTTCCCACTTGTGACAGTTGGGGGCGTTTATGATAACCAAAGGGCTGTTTCTTCTGATAAGAGGGTGTTGGTTCTTACTCGTTCAGCATTTGCAGGACAACAAAGATATGGTGCCAGCGTATGGTCTGGTGACGTCTTTACTACCTGGGATAACTTCCGTAAGCAGGTGCCGGCTGGATTGAACTTCTCACTTACCGGGATACCTCATTGGAACAGTGATATTGGCGGTTTCTTTGCCGGTGCATACAATAGGGGCTGGAATGACGGAAGTGGTGCGAAGAATCCACTTTTCCAGGAAATCTTTGTACGCTGGATGCAGTTTGCTGTCTTTACTCCAATGATGAGGTCACACGGAACTGATGTACCAAGAGAAATTTATCAATATGGCAGCAAGGGCGAACCAATATATGATGCTTTGGAAAAAGCAATTAACTTGCGTTACGCATTGCTTCCTTACATTTACTCTACTGCATGGGAGGTTACCGACAAGCAGGCTTCATTTATGAGAGCTCTTGTCATGGACTTCGCCCATGACAAGAAAGTCTGGGATCTTCCTTACGAGTATATGTTTGGTCGTTCTATTCTTGTTGCTCCGGTCGTCTATGCTCAATATACACCTGAGAATATTGACGATGCCAAGACAGAAGAAGGATGGAACAGGGTTGGGGGTAAGTTTGATGCAGAAAACATCGACGTGGACTTTACAGCTGCAAAGAGTTACAACGTATACCTGCCTGCAGGTGCTAATTGGTATGACTATTATAGCAATGTGATATTTGAAGGCGGTAGGGAAATTACCGTTGAGACAACCATTGATAAGATCCCCTTTTATATTAAAGCCGGAAGCATCATTCCTATTGGTCCGAAGGTGCAATATGCTGAAGAAAAGCTATGGGATGAACTTGAGATCCGGGTATATGAAGGTGCAGATGCAGAGTTTGTGCTGTATGAAGATGAGGGGGATAATTACAACTATGAGAAGGGAGTCTATTCTACTATAAGATTCTTCTGGGATGACAACAAGAAGGAACTTACAATCGATACCCGCAAGGGTGAGTTTCCCGGAATGCTGGCAGAACGGAAGTTCAGTATAGTAAGGATTAATCCTGCAACCGCATCAGACTCAAAGACTGGAGTTGACAAGGTTGTAAGCTACTCTGGAAAGAAGCTAAAAGTAAAGTTTTAA
- a CDS encoding glycoside hydrolase family 43 protein, with the protein MRRSRIAILAGFVFAGFFVGLNAQHSIPPQRPIISTKYTADPSPMLHNDTVFLYTGHDEDDAMGFKMFDWLLYTSTDMVNWTDHGPVASLKNFAWVPYDNGAWAAQCIERNGKFYMYCPVPNGIGIGVLVSDSPYGPFVDPIGKPLIQNSNHDIDPTVLIDDDGQAYLYWGNPKLYYVKLNDDMISYSGEIMVDPTTPANYQEGPWVWKRNGMYYLAYASTCCPEGIGYAMSTKPFGAWEYKGMIIDASELTRGNHPGIVDYKGKSYVFGQNYDLLKKITPKFYERRSVDLDEMVYNEDGTIQNRHYFSVEGPKQVHWVNPFARVEAETMAWSEGVKVQFETEWEGDFDWARGKKIADRRFVTFINNGDFIKVQGVDFGPGAGKIQVSASPVYGGKIEVRINGVDGKVIATVDINPARKSGIWQIYEAPVKKVSGVHDLYFVFKGDKDLFHFDWWQFTRK; encoded by the coding sequence ATGAGAAGAAGTAGGATTGCTATCCTTGCAGGGTTTGTATTTGCAGGTTTCTTTGTTGGTTTAAATGCCCAACATTCCATCCCTCCCCAGAGACCAATAATTTCTACAAAATATACAGCCGACCCGTCGCCGATGCTGCACAATGATACTGTGTTCCTATACACAGGTCATGATGAGGATGATGCAATGGGATTTAAGATGTTTGACTGGCTCCTCTATACTTCAACAGATATGGTTAACTGGACTGATCACGGACCGGTTGCCTCACTAAAGAATTTTGCATGGGTGCCTTATGATAACGGGGCATGGGCTGCTCAGTGTATTGAACGTAACGGCAAGTTCTATATGTATTGCCCTGTACCCAATGGTATTGGAATTGGTGTACTGGTATCAGACTCTCCCTATGGTCCTTTTGTTGACCCAATTGGAAAGCCGCTTATCCAGAACAGTAATCACGATATTGACCCTACAGTCCTGATTGACGATGACGGTCAGGCTTATCTGTACTGGGGTAACCCCAAACTGTATTACGTAAAACTAAATGATGACATGATTTCTTATTCTGGTGAGATCATGGTTGACCCAACAACCCCGGCCAACTATCAGGAAGGTCCATGGGTATGGAAGCGTAATGGTATGTATTACCTTGCATATGCTTCTACCTGCTGCCCTGAAGGTATTGGTTATGCAATGAGCACTAAGCCCTTCGGTGCATGGGAATACAAGGGTATGATCATTGATGCATCCGAACTGACCCGCGGTAATCACCCCGGTATTGTTGATTATAAAGGTAAGTCCTATGTTTTCGGACAAAACTACGACCTGCTCAAGAAGATTACCCCAAAGTTTTACGAACGTCGCTCAGTTGACCTCGACGAAATGGTTTACAACGAGGACGGCACAATCCAAAACAGGCATTACTTCTCGGTTGAAGGCCCAAAACAGGTACACTGGGTTAACCCTTTTGCCAGGGTAGAAGCTGAAACAATGGCATGGAGCGAAGGTGTAAAGGTGCAGTTTGAAACTGAGTGGGAAGGTGACTTCGACTGGGCAAGAGGCAAGAAGATTGCTGACCGCAGGTTTGTTACCTTTATTAACAATGGTGACTTCATAAAAGTGCAGGGTGTTGATTTCGGACCCGGTGCCGGCAAGATTCAGGTTAGCGCTTCACCAGTATATGGTGGTAAAATAGAGGTTCGTATCAACGGTGTTGACGGAAAGGTCATTGCTACTGTTGACATCAATCCTGCGCGTAAGTCAGGTATCTGGCAGATTTATGAGGCTCCCGTAAAGAAGGTAAGCGGAGTTCATGATCTGTACTTTGTATTCAAGGGAGACAAGGATCTTTTCCACTTCGACTGGTGGCAGTTTACCAGGAAGTAA
- a CDS encoding glycosyl hydrolase family 95 catalytic domain-containing protein — protein MRNVFRALCLFILAGSCTSPNETGDLKLWYDEPASKWVEALPVGNGRLGAMVFGVPGDELIQLNENTIWAGSPNNNDNPEALEALPAIRQMIFEGKYNEAQDLVNARVISKKSHGMPYQTAGNLRLKFDGHDDFTAFYRDLDIERAVATTTYKVGEVSYKREVFSSFSDGVIVIRLTADKPGSIAFKMSMDRPGDVTVKAEADNLLSMSGFTSGFEGVKGDTLAFVVLAKVINEGGELSSDEASVSLANSNSATILVSIGTGFVNYKDISGDAYAQAMEYLGKAEGRDFRAMQKDHTAFYQNLFNRVTLDLGRTDSVKNTTDVRIEQFRYGNDPSLAALYFQYGRYLLISSSQPGTQAANLQGIWTDQLFPAWDSKYTININAEMNYWPAEPTNLPELHEPLIQMIHELAEAGSVTAKTMYGAGGWVAHHNTDIWRITGPVDGAYWGMWPMGGVWLSQHLFDKYEFSGDTEYLRSVYPVMKGAAEFCLDVLQEHPETGWLVIVPSNSPENSPADHYQSSMSAGTTMDNQLVADIMQKTLKAAEILGIDEPLKERMETALAKLPPMQIGKHGQLQEWMYDWDNPNDKHRHVSHLYGMFPSNQITPLSTPELADAARTTLIHRGDPSTGWSVNWKINLWARLLDGNHVYDLIKEQIKLVGRDNGQGRGFGEAGGTYANMFDAHPPFQIDGNFGFTSGLAEMLMQSHDGAIHLIPALPDVWPAGKVTGLRARGGFEIVELIWEDHKVVKAVIKSRLGGNLRIRSANQLTAKGKFAEAQGENPNPFYQRPAVKQPLISPEASLKAFDLPEYYLYDIETSQGDTIILTAK, from the coding sequence ATGAGAAATGTATTCAGGGCCCTGTGCCTGTTTATTCTTGCCGGGTCATGTACAAGTCCGAATGAGACCGGTGATTTGAAGCTGTGGTATGATGAACCAGCCTCCAAATGGGTTGAGGCCTTGCCGGTAGGCAACGGTCGGCTCGGAGCAATGGTCTTCGGTGTTCCAGGCGATGAACTGATACAGCTTAATGAGAATACTATTTGGGCAGGTAGCCCAAATAATAATGATAATCCTGAAGCACTTGAAGCGCTGCCTGCAATCAGGCAGATGATTTTCGAAGGTAAGTATAATGAAGCGCAGGATTTGGTAAATGCCAGGGTTATCTCTAAGAAATCTCACGGAATGCCCTATCAGACTGCCGGAAATCTCAGACTTAAGTTTGATGGTCACGACGATTTTACTGCATTTTATAGGGATCTGGATATAGAGCGTGCAGTGGCGACAACTACCTATAAGGTTGGTGAGGTTAGCTACAAACGTGAGGTGTTTTCTTCTTTTTCTGATGGAGTTATTGTAATCAGACTGACGGCTGACAAGCCAGGCTCTATTGCTTTCAAGATGAGCATGGACAGGCCTGGTGATGTCACTGTTAAGGCCGAGGCTGACAACCTGCTTAGTATGAGTGGTTTTACAAGCGGATTTGAGGGTGTCAAGGGTGATACTCTTGCGTTTGTTGTACTTGCAAAGGTGATTAATGAGGGTGGTGAACTGTCATCTGATGAGGCATCTGTGTCACTGGCAAATTCCAACAGCGCAACTATCCTGGTATCGATAGGAACAGGTTTTGTCAATTACAAGGATATTAGCGGGGATGCCTATGCACAGGCTATGGAGTATCTCGGCAAGGCTGAAGGCCGTGATTTCAGGGCGATGCAAAAAGATCACACTGCTTTCTATCAGAACCTGTTCAATAGGGTCACTCTTGACCTTGGAAGGACAGATTCTGTAAAGAATACAACTGATGTTAGAATAGAGCAGTTCAGATATGGCAATGACCCTTCTCTGGCAGCTCTTTACTTCCAATATGGACGTTATTTGCTTATCAGTTCATCTCAGCCTGGAACTCAGGCTGCCAATCTGCAGGGTATCTGGACTGATCAGCTATTCCCTGCATGGGATAGCAAGTATACTATCAATATCAATGCAGAGATGAATTATTGGCCTGCTGAACCAACCAACCTGCCTGAGTTGCATGAGCCACTTATCCAGATGATTCACGAGCTGGCTGAAGCGGGATCTGTAACTGCAAAGACAATGTATGGAGCAGGTGGATGGGTAGCCCATCACAATACAGATATCTGGAGAATCACAGGTCCTGTAGACGGAGCATACTGGGGCATGTGGCCCATGGGTGGTGTATGGTTGAGCCAACACCTGTTTGATAAGTATGAATTTAGTGGTGATACTGAGTATTTGCGCTCGGTCTATCCGGTGATGAAAGGTGCTGCCGAGTTTTGCCTTGATGTACTGCAGGAACATCCGGAAACAGGCTGGCTTGTAATTGTACCATCCAACTCCCCGGAGAACTCTCCTGCGGACCATTATCAGTCTTCAATGTCAGCAGGTACTACTATGGACAATCAGCTTGTTGCCGACATTATGCAAAAAACTCTCAAGGCAGCGGAGATCCTTGGTATTGATGAACCATTGAAGGAAAGGATGGAAACAGCCCTTGCCAAGTTGCCTCCTATGCAGATTGGTAAGCATGGACAATTGCAAGAGTGGATGTACGACTGGGATAATCCAAATGACAAACACCGTCATGTATCTCACCTCTATGGTATGTTCCCATCCAATCAGATAACTCCATTGAGTACTCCTGAACTTGCTGATGCAGCTAGAACCACGTTGATACATCGTGGTGACCCGTCCACAGGTTGGTCTGTCAACTGGAAGATAAACCTGTGGGCAAGGCTACTAGATGGTAATCATGTCTATGATTTGATAAAGGAGCAAATCAAGCTTGTCGGACGAGATAACGGACAGGGAAGGGGTTTTGGTGAAGCTGGTGGTACCTATGCCAATATGTTTGATGCCCACCCACCATTCCAGATTGACGGAAATTTTGGATTCACTTCAGGTCTTGCTGAGATGCTGATGCAAAGCCATGATGGTGCCATCCATCTTATTCCTGCACTGCCTGACGTATGGCCTGCTGGTAAGGTCACTGGTCTAAGGGCAAGAGGTGGATTTGAGATTGTAGAACTTATTTGGGAAGATCACAAGGTCGTAAAGGCCGTTATCAAGTCCAGGCTTGGAGGTAATCTTAGAATTAGGTCGGCTAATCAGCTTACTGCAAAAGGTAAGTTTGCTGAAGCCCAGGGCGAAAACCCCAATCCTTTCTATCAAAGGCCTGCTGTCAAGCAACCTTTGATATCCCCTGAAGCTTCTCTTAAGGCTTTTGATCTGCCTGAATACTACTTATATGATATTGAAACAAGTCAGGGAGATACAATTATTCTTACTGCGAAATAA